The following proteins come from a genomic window of Phacochoerus africanus isolate WHEZ1 chromosome 9, ROS_Pafr_v1, whole genome shotgun sequence:
- the SLC17A2 gene encoding sodium-dependent phosphate transport protein 3 isoform X1 has protein sequence MDKEPSTRKGPEFCSLRYGLALIMHFSNFTMITQRVSLSIAIIAMVNGTQQPGLFNASTERPLAFTLNHSNRSIKEFNTGEASVYEWSPETQGIIFSSINYGIILTLIPSGYLAGIFGAKQMLGAGLLISSLLTLFTPLAADFGVILVIVIRTVQGMAQGMAWTGQFTIWAKWAPPLERSKLTSIAGSGAAFGSFIILCVGGLISQALGWPFIFYIFGSTGCVCCLLWFTVIYDDPLHHPCITAREKEHIVSSLAQQSSSPRRSVPIKAMVRCLPLWAIFTGFFSHFWLCTIIITYLPTYISSVLHVNIRDSGVLSSLPFIAASSCTILGGQLADFLLSRKLLRLITVRKLFSSLGLLLPSLCAVALPFVASSYITTIILLILIPGTSNLCDSGFIINTLDVAPRYASFLMGISRGFGLIAGIISSTATGFLISQDSVSGWRNVFFLAAAVNIFGLVFYLTFGQAEIQDWAKERTLTRL, from the exons ATGGACAAGGAGCCTTCCACCAGAAAAG GCCCTGAATTCTGTTCCTTACGCTATGGACTAGCTCTCATCATGCACTTCTCAAACTTCACCATGATAACCCAGCGTGTGAGTCTGAGCATCGCAATCATTGCCATGGTGAATGGCACTCAGCAGCCTGGTTTATTCAATGCCTCCACAGAAAGACCTCTTGCATTCACCCTCAATCACTCCAACAGATCCATCAAGGAATTTAATACAGGA gaa GCCTCTGTGTATGAATGGAGCCCAGAGACTCAGGGTATCATCTTTAGCTCCATCAACTATGGGATAATACTGACTTTGATCCCAAGTGGCTATTTAGCCGGGATATTTGGAGCAAAACAGATGCTTGGTGCTGGTTTGCTGATCTCCTCCCTTCTCACCCTCTTTACACCACTGGCTGCTGATTTCGGAGTGATTCTGGTTATTGTGATTCGGACAGTCCAGGGCATGGCCCAG GGAATGGCATGGACAGGTCAGTTTACAATTTGGGCAAAATGGGCTCCCCCACTTGAACGAAGCAAACTCACCAGCATTGCGGGCTCAG GTGCAGCGTTTGGGTCTTTCATCATCCTCTGTGTGGGGGGACTAATCTCACAGGCCTTGGGCTGGCCTTTTATCTTCTATATCTTTG GTAGTACTGGCTGTGTCTGCTGTCTCCTGTGGTTCACAGTGATTTATGATGACCCTTTGCATCACCCATGCATAACCGCCAGGGAAAAGGAACACATCGTGTCCTCATTGGCTCAACAG TCCAGTTCTCCTAGACGATCTGTCCCCATAAAGGCTATGGTCAGATGCCTACCACTTTGGGCCATTTTCACGGGGTTTTTCAGTCATTTCTGGTTATGCACCATAATCATAACTTACCTGCCAACATACATCAGTTCCGTGCTCCATGTCAACATCAGAGAT AGTGGGGTGCTGTCCTCCCTGCCTTTTATTGCCGCCTCAAGTTGTACGATTCTAGGAGGTCAGTTGGCAGATTTCCTCCTGTCCAGGAAACTTCTCAGATTAATCACCGTCCGAAAACTCTTTTCGTCCCTAG GGCTCCTCCTTCCATCACTatgtgctgtggctctgccttTTGTGGCTTCCAGTTACATAACAACCATTATTTTGCTGATACTTATTCCGGGGACCAGCAACCTGTGCGATTCGGGATTCATCATCAATACCTTAGATGTTGCCCCCAG ATATGCAAGTTTCCTCATGGGGATCTCAAGGGGATTTGGGCTCATCGCGGGAATCATCTCCTCCACTGCCACCGGATTCCTTATCAGTCAG GATTCTGTGTCTGGATGGAGGAATGTCTTTTTCCTGGCTGCTGCTGTCAACATATTTGGCCTGGTTTTTTACCTCACATTTGGACAAGCAGAAATCCAGGACTGGGCCAAAGAGAGGACTCTTACCCGCCTCTAA
- the SLC17A2 gene encoding sodium-dependent phosphate transport protein 3 isoform X2 has protein sequence MDKEPSTRKGPEFCSLRYGLALIMHFSNFTMITQRVSLSIAIIAMVNGTQQPGLFNASTERPLAFTLNHSNRSIKEFNTGASVYEWSPETQGIIFSSINYGIILTLIPSGYLAGIFGAKQMLGAGLLISSLLTLFTPLAADFGVILVIVIRTVQGMAQGMAWTGQFTIWAKWAPPLERSKLTSIAGSGAAFGSFIILCVGGLISQALGWPFIFYIFGSTGCVCCLLWFTVIYDDPLHHPCITAREKEHIVSSLAQQSSSPRRSVPIKAMVRCLPLWAIFTGFFSHFWLCTIIITYLPTYISSVLHVNIRDSGVLSSLPFIAASSCTILGGQLADFLLSRKLLRLITVRKLFSSLDMQVSSWGSQGDLGSSRESSPPLPPDSLSVRILCLDGGMSFSWLLLSTYLAWFFTSHLDKQKSRTGPKRGLLPASKNIEL, from the exons ATGGACAAGGAGCCTTCCACCAGAAAAG GCCCTGAATTCTGTTCCTTACGCTATGGACTAGCTCTCATCATGCACTTCTCAAACTTCACCATGATAACCCAGCGTGTGAGTCTGAGCATCGCAATCATTGCCATGGTGAATGGCACTCAGCAGCCTGGTTTATTCAATGCCTCCACAGAAAGACCTCTTGCATTCACCCTCAATCACTCCAACAGATCCATCAAGGAATTTAATACAGGA GCCTCTGTGTATGAATGGAGCCCAGAGACTCAGGGTATCATCTTTAGCTCCATCAACTATGGGATAATACTGACTTTGATCCCAAGTGGCTATTTAGCCGGGATATTTGGAGCAAAACAGATGCTTGGTGCTGGTTTGCTGATCTCCTCCCTTCTCACCCTCTTTACACCACTGGCTGCTGATTTCGGAGTGATTCTGGTTATTGTGATTCGGACAGTCCAGGGCATGGCCCAG GGAATGGCATGGACAGGTCAGTTTACAATTTGGGCAAAATGGGCTCCCCCACTTGAACGAAGCAAACTCACCAGCATTGCGGGCTCAG GTGCAGCGTTTGGGTCTTTCATCATCCTCTGTGTGGGGGGACTAATCTCACAGGCCTTGGGCTGGCCTTTTATCTTCTATATCTTTG GTAGTACTGGCTGTGTCTGCTGTCTCCTGTGGTTCACAGTGATTTATGATGACCCTTTGCATCACCCATGCATAACCGCCAGGGAAAAGGAACACATCGTGTCCTCATTGGCTCAACAG TCCAGTTCTCCTAGACGATCTGTCCCCATAAAGGCTATGGTCAGATGCCTACCACTTTGGGCCATTTTCACGGGGTTTTTCAGTCATTTCTGGTTATGCACCATAATCATAACTTACCTGCCAACATACATCAGTTCCGTGCTCCATGTCAACATCAGAGAT AGTGGGGTGCTGTCCTCCCTGCCTTTTATTGCCGCCTCAAGTTGTACGATTCTAGGAGGTCAGTTGGCAGATTTCCTCCTGTCCAGGAAACTTCTCAGATTAATCACCGTCCGAAAACTCTTTTCGTCCCTAG ATATGCAAGTTTCCTCATGGGGATCTCAAGGGGATTTGGGCTCATCGCGGGAATCATCTCCTCCACTGCCACCGGATTCCTTATCAGTCAG GATTCTGTGTCTGGATGGAGGAATGTCTTTTTCCTGGCTGCTGCTGTCAACATATTTGGCCTGGTTTTTTACCTCACATTTGGACAAGCAGAAATCCAGGACTGGGCCAAAGAGAGGACTCTTACCCGCCTCTAAGAATATAGAGTTGTAA